In the Ovis aries strain OAR_USU_Benz2616 breed Rambouillet chromosome 18, ARS-UI_Ramb_v3.0, whole genome shotgun sequence genome, CATTAATTGCCAGTGTGTGTTAATGGAAGCAGGCAGAATGGatgcttacttctctctgtaatAAACATGAAATTTCCCTGGGCTTCTGAGCCTGTGCTGGGCACAAATGGAGGCCTTTTATAAGAGACGCTCGTCGGGGAAATTGAGGCCTGCAACCCCAACAAAACAGGTGAAAAGGAGACAGGGTGGAAGCTGTAGCAGCAAGATTCACGACAAGCGCCACACTCCTCTCACAGCTCTGTCCAAGCGGGGAGTCGGGGGGCTCCCTGTGAGCCCAGAGCACTGAGGAATCGGCAGTGAGGACTGGGACGAAGAGTGAAGCAGGCCCGGGGCCCATCTGTGCCTGGCTCACTCCTGCCGACCACCTGTCAGCACGTGGCCCTGGGCTCTTCCTCAGCGGCCCTGTTTCCAGCTGGACCTGCCCTCACTGGGGTAGGGGAAGCATGAGTAATGTACcacatttgaacattttttcagaGCCAGCTGGTCAACACCCAGGAGGGCACCCTGCTGACTGCTGTCCCCCACCTCTGCTCTGGCCAGTTTAATCAGTGCCCCCTGAGTCCATCACTCAGCTTTACACTCCAGGCTAGTTTCTGGATggtctttcagttcagtgcagtcgctcagttgtgtccaactctttgtgaccccatgacagTCTCAAATATAAATTCCAGTCTCAGAAGATAAAGACTTTTCATTAGGGAGATGTTGAGAAGACTGTGCCATAGGCTCTAGGGGGCAAGTTGCAGAGAAGAAGACATCCTGTGGGCACAGCGATGCCACAGCACTTAATGATGGGTCCTCCTACGCAACAGCTTCCCAGCTCACCCCAGTAATTACCCAGCACATTGGCTACTCAGTGAGAAGGGCCAGCTTACCCTGGACCCAGGTCTCTGTTGGGATTGCtgcaagaggaagaaagggaCCCCAAAGCTCTTGGGAAATCAGGCTCTCCTTTCttagaaaagagagacagaaaaggagaagtcAGCCTGAAGAGCACCACTGGCCTCTGACCATATGCGTCTATGCACAAAGCTCACAGCCTGGGAGGAAGTGGCTTGCAGAGACGTGACCCAAGGTCCAGACCCTGGTTCCGGGGAGCCCAGAGCCGGCTTGGACGGGCTGGGGCCTCTgcagcagagggaggaggagatgggggaggtGGAGTCTGGACCAGCTGTTGGGCTGGCCTCCAGGGGTGGGGTTCCCAGTCCCAAACCCAAAGGCTTAAGGGTCCTGAGCTGCTTTGCCCTGTCTGTGGAGGACCCTCTGTTGCAGGGAGCTGTTGGGTGACAGTTGGAGGGATTTGGTGCTGGAGGTGCACAGGCAGTGACTCACGAAGGGGTGCTGTGGTGTGTCCAGGAGCGCGGGGTTCGCCCCCCAATAGCCAGGCAAGGCTAGGTGACCCACTCGGCCCTGTGTCTGTGATTGAAGGGGTCCTGGCATGTGGGGAAAGTCCCGGGCCAACAGGACAAGTTGGTTTCCCTGGACAAGGATGAGCAACCATGGGGCAGGGCACTGAGGCTCTCGCAGGCAGGAGGGGCAGCATCTGAGATATAACCTTCTTTCACCAAATTCAGGGACAAATCTCATACCCCAAACCAAAACCACCACCCAAAGGAACAATTTCCTGTCAGCAAACTTATCTGATACAGGGAGCCCTCAGTTCTGCTGATGGCAACCACTTCTGATTTATCCCTGGATTGAAGGAATTTCTTGTACCTTCCTCTCCCTGGTGTTGGGATTGAGGTTCTGGGTCTCAGCTCTGCAGGCCGGGGAAGCCCTGCCTCCCAGCACAAATCCAGTTCTTaatgtgagccacacagtcagcAAGAGGCGATTGAAGAGCCAGGGGATAAACCAGGCTCAAGGCAAACTTTGGGCTGCGAGAGACATTCCACCCCAGTATCTGCCTCGGAGCCTACCGAGGGACAGTTTATCTTGGAACCAGCCAGGCAAGGCTGAGAGGTCAAAGGCCTGGTATCTATGACTGAGTGAGACTGCAAAAGAAGGTTAACATGTAGATTGCCCAGCTACCACCAGCTCAGTTTTCCCCGTGAGACCTCTGTATTGTAATCCGAAACAAATCTGAGACCATCAGAAATTCCTCTGATCAATGCAGATATCATTTAAAACATCTTCCTGTTGGCAGCAggggtcatttttatttctgggaGGACAATTCTGAAGGTGGTTGTTTTAAGATGGTTTCAAGTACAACGCaactcattttcttaaaaatatcacatttatTGGATGTGATCCTACAACTCTCTTAGAGGAACAGTTGTTGGGTTTGCATCCCTCTGTGTTTGAGATAAGCTATCTTTTGACAGCATTACTGGGGTTTTTTTGTTATGTCAGATAAGATAAAAGTAGGTGTTTGTTGCTAGAGTTTCCCTTAGTACCTAGAATTCTGCATTTATTAAAATCTAAATGTTCCATCTGTTGATTTGAGGATGGAATAACAAACATTGTGATTTGCTTTTAAAGACACAATTGTAGAAGTAGGCTGTCTTAAGGGATTTACAGGGAATCTTGGAGTTCATCCTTTCCTAAAGAAGATAAACTAGATTTTTGCTCAGTATTGTATTCCTGCTGtattggccttttggctaagatcaagtggtggctcagacggaaagcgtctgtctacagtgtgggagacctgggttcgatccctgggttgggaagttccctggagaagcaaacggcaacccactccagtattcttgcctagaaaatcccatggacggaggagcctggtatccatggggttgcaaagagttggacacgactgagtgacttcacttttcacttacacaTACATGTACTTGTGTTTTAATTTAGGAAAGAGAAACAATTGTAAAAGAACTTAGTTCCTAAGCTGTTTTTTCATGATCTCAGGTCTCTTGAAACTATTTAAACGAATCTGCATAAGGCAGATAGTGAATATTCGGTGTACACTTTCTTACATGTTCTCACGTGAGCTCCTGGATCCTTCTGAATTATGCCAGAGATTATTACAGTTTAGTATTAGGGTTTTGCTTTCAACTTTCCAAACTGTAGTGACACAGGCTGTGTATGAAATATGGAAGTGTTTCGTCGAAAGCTTCCTTCACTCTTATCTGTTTACTGCCCACCAGTGTATCAGCTACCAAAAATAAGGCTAACCCTTTGTCTTCTAGTAGAGGGACACTTGGTGATGGTAATGTGTCCTTTCTTGGCTTCCCAGATACATAAACAATATAATTCTTGAGAGCTATCTTGCCTGCAGAGGAAGTTTCCAGGTTAGAAattgtgtgcacacgtgcacacacacacccaatatATTTTGAAGTAAGCTAACTATATACCATAAACCTTTACACTTTATATacatgggcatccctggtggctcagaaggtgaagaatccgcctgcagtgcaggagacctgggttcgatctctgtgttgggagatcccccggaggagggcatggcaagccactccagtattcttgcctggagaagcccatggacagaggagccgggcgggctacagcccatggggtcacagagtcggacatggctgagagactaagcacagcactatAGACCAAAAACCTTTATACTTTATGTGCATTAACTCGATAAACCAGTCAAGACTGAATATTTGCAGTAAAAGATACTACAAATAAGATATCATATACCAAATGCTTATCATGTGGGCTCAGATGGATTCTGGTATCTAAAAGACCAAATTAAAAAACGGACATTTTTATGTTATGATGAGTGTCTATATGTAAAGTTAGCATTTTTAGAACAGTCTATATCTTTTAGTCACCAAATAGGTATGGGGCTGGGGTCCCAGTGGGGAAATGGCTGAAGTGTCAGgaagtaaatttttaaagaagtcttCCCCTAGATAGTACAAGACTAGTAGAgaggtatttgttgttgttcagctgctaagttgtgtctgaccctgtagcctaccaggatcctctgtccatgggatttcccaggccatggatactagagtgggttgccatttccttctccaggggatcttcccgacccagggatcgaacctgtgtctcctgcattggcaggtggattctttaccactaatccatcagggaagccccaagagaggtgctgtgtgctcagatgtgtctgactctttgcggacccATGGGCTGTGTAACCtgctgagctcctctgtccactgcctTTTCTGGACAAGAACTttggagtgggtcgccgtttCCTCTTcaggcatcttcccgacccagggattgaacctacacctcttgagcctcctgcattggcaggcaggttttttatcATTAGTGCCTCCTGGAAAGCGCCAAGAGCAGTACTGGGGAaatattgttaaatgaataatTCAAGGGCAGTTGATGCCCTTGTGTTTTTGTATTTATGTTCACAGACTTCATGGGTTTTGGCAAGCTGAGTACCAAAGGTTGTAGAAAGCTGCACTTCTGTATTTTCAGCATAAAAGGtagttttcaaatgttaaaccacAATATTTACAAAGGTAGCCTGTGCACATATGTGttacatattttctttgaaaattgcaAGATGACGTTTTAAGTAATAGCCAGTTTCTTTCGAAATTTTGTAGGTAGctgaaacacaaaggaaaaaacttAACTTGTATGGGATCTTCAGGGTGTTAGGCTGAGTGGAAAAGGCAGTTGCAAAAGGTACGTATCTAAGCTCAGCATTCTCAAAATGGTAAGATTACAGAGATGAACAGTCAGGGAATAGGGTGTGAGTGCCTTAGGGCAGCCCAAGGGAGTTTCCTTGCGGTGATGTAGTTATCTTGATTTGTAATGGTAATATAAACCCCGACATAGAATTATATACAAAACCaagaatatatatgcacatatacatgcatgAGAACAATGAGTACATTCAAAAACTGGTAAAATCTGAAAAAGGCCTGAACACTAATTGATCAATTACTGTCAATGTCAATTTCCTGATAGAGTCATAGCTATGATTGGGAGAGCCTGGGTGATGGGCACACAGGATCTCTCTATAGTGGTAATGCAACCTTTTGTTAAACTCAAATGCCTCTGCTGAAGAAAGGATTCCAGCTACCAATCAAAAGTACTTCAGAAGCAATTCAGTCAAAGACTGGTATCCTTTCAGGACAAAGGTTTTTAGATATAAATGCTGTGACTCCTCTTTTAGTATATGCTTAGTAGTACCCAGGTCTGTAAGTCTTAAACTGTGTAATTTAAAGCAATTGCTGTTTACATAACTTCTATTAAATTGATAGAATCAGGAACTTTTAGAGTGAGCAGCAATCTTACAGAGAATGTAGGCCAAATTTTCAGGTTACACCTCTGGGTTTTGGTATCCCCATTTTTAATCTGAAGGTTATGTCCTAGACTGCTATGCCCTGCCTAGTTCTAAATTTTATAACCCACAACTTTACAAAATAAACGACAGAAACTTTAATGGTGATCTTATAATTTTTTCCTTGCTATTTAGTGCATGAGACAAACTTAATTTATGGCTGACTGCAAATGTGGATGCAGAAGAGACTCATTTAACATCATCTCACACACcatacggcttccctggtggctcagacggtaaagcgtcttcctgcaatgcaggagaccagggtgcgatccctgggttgggaagatcccctggggaaggaaatggcaacccactccagtattcttgcctggagaatcccatgggcggaggagccttgtgggctacagttcacggtgtcgcaaagagtcggacacaactgagcaacttcgttTTCACACATTATAAACACTTGGAGAGTAAATTATCTGGGTTTATGTTTACCACGTAGCTAAGGTTTATAATTTTCCAGGACAGAGGGTCAAGGCAGTTTTCTGAGATGACATATTGTTACATATTTCCTGTACAAAATGTATGACTTCTGTCCATTTAGCCTCTCTCCTGGAGAGAGGCTAGTTAGACCTACCTAGGTCTGCCACCAGACCTACTAAATTAATCCTGGAAAGATTCTGGCCAAACAAACATGACAACTCAGGAAACTTTAAGAAGTAGTCACTATCATTTCAGAATAAATGGAGATAATGCTCTCTCAATGACCAATAGAGCTTTATCTTTCACATCAATTACTCTTTTTCCTGGAATGCTAATAACTGATTACcttttggggaaactgaggccatcacagaaacaggctcagaatGCACCAGGGTTGTGTCTGGCCTGATGACAGCACACATCTACAGAAAGATCTTAGTAGTAACGTTCTGTATCATGGTGTTGATTTCCCTTAAATCTGTAACAATCTGAGTTATAGtcttaacaaaaacaaaacacaactagTAACTCACAGCATCAGTGGAATCATTTTATTAACAAAAGGAACCCATGGGGTTCAGACAAGAGtacaaaatacaattttttttttccttgtgggttaaattgttacatttttataataaaaataaaaagctttgatAGTTAACTTATCAAAAACATAACCCCTGCCTATTGAGTTTCTTATTGtgcaaaacaaaaacatcaaagTTCTGCCCATGGAAGAACTGTGTGAGCCAAAAGATGCACATTCTCAATTTCAAAAAATtctgcatcaaaaagaaaattctaaggcCACGGTTTCTTTGCAAACGAAACAAGAGGAGAATGGACAAGCAAATAGCAGCTAAATTTTTCTCGTCATTCCCAAGTATTCTCTATTCCAATGTAGAATCTTCTACATTCATCAAATAACTTCTTGATTATAAAAAGGTATACAGTTTCAACCTACTGCTTAAGGTCAGATATACCAATATCAATTCAATAAGGCAGATCATACCTTGTAGCTATTCTTGGTAAGTGCTAGAAAATCAGCTCTGTTTTACTTTGATGGGTGcactttatgatttcttttaaaaaggtggCGAGACAATCCAAGTGAAGACCCTAGTAAGCAGCTGCCTGTCTACCTGCAGTCAGATAATTAAACTTGCTCTTCCTCCGTACAATTTTGTTGCTTCTTTCACTGTGTTTTGGTATCATGGAGATGGACAATGTCTTGACAAAACATGTAAACTGTAATTCAGAGGTCAAGAAATAGCTGGAgatgatctttttttaaagtacaaataaaactGTTCAGACAACACATAGCTACTTAAACACAAAAACAAAGCTAAATAAAAGATCACCAAAAAGCCAAAGGCAGGAGTAACGATCCAGGACAATTTCAGTACCACACCTACTGGGAGAACAGTTTGCACTGCGATTTTCAACAGGGGCGTACAATGGAAGAACGGCTTAAGATGCTCACGTGATTACAGAGAGGAGAGGTATGCCCAGAAGGACTAAGCGTACATTTACCTAATGGTTGTATAAAAATCCCTGATCAAATGTCCATCTAATTTTTACATACAAAATTTAACCTTAGGACTTTTCTAACCGAGTATACTGATCGAAAGAAAAGCTAATCATTCAGTTGAGTGAAGTACAGTATTTGGCATGGGAAGCACCAGGGTTTCTAGAGCAAACCCTTAGGACGTGGAGAAAACCAAAGTACTGGGCTGGTCTAAAATCTCTATCGCGGGGATCCTGACCTCCCTTCCACTCAGCATCCAGAAATACTCTCAGCTCATGAAACTGACAGACTAAAGTAAAAACAAGCGGACGTTTGGCTCTGACTAGGAGGTGACAGAGGGACATAAAGACACTGCTCAGACTTTTAGCAGCAACACAATCTTGTTGGTCTGAATATCCTGAGGTTAAAGGATAGTAATATATTGCaccaaaatgataaaaaaaaatcacagtttaaaTAGAATTACTAAAGACGTGGAATAACAACGGACAACACAGTGACTGCCATCGTATTAGCACACTCATGTCTCTTGAGAGGAGCTAactttatgacttttaaaaaaatggtatttCTGCCTTCTTGATTTTACATTAACTTGAAATACCCTTTGGTATACACATACTAACCTTCATCTAATGCTAACCTTACCAGTTTTGCCTTTAGTCCAGTTTCAGCTTTGGGCATAGGAGAGATAAGACTGCTATAGACAAATGAGCAGAAAACTCCAGAGAAGACTTCTCAGGCCTGGAGCTTTAAACCAAATCTGATTCTGATAACACTGTTAGAGGTAGGTAAGAAAAGGCCTTTCCCCCCCACTGTGCAGTTATCAACGCATCCTAAGGATgcaagcttttttgttttttttaacccttttaaaaatatgctccTAGGTAATTAAGACATGAGGAAAATCAAACATGTACCGTGCTAAAGTACTTAAAAAGGGGGTTAAGAAGTGGCAACTTCAACAAAATGTGTTCTCAAGTTGAATTCACCTTTCCCCTTTCAACTGACAAGCCTTTTAAGGAACTCATTCTTGGTTTCATAATACTGTAGAGCCAATTTATAAACTACTTCTTAGACTATCACTAAAAGAGTGAAAACTGTACTTCATCAGTACCTCCTAAGACTGTGAGCTCAGAAAAGGATTCTTTTAAGGACCTTCAGTCCCACGGAGTATGGGAAGAAATCATGCCGACCCGACACTGGCGGGTCTCACTCCGTATTTAGAGTGGGCCCCTTTCCCGCGCACGCACATTCTTGCGCTGCTACATTCTCTAAAATCAAGTCTCCTCCCAACACGTCCACACTGCCTCTGAGCTTAAGATACAGCGGCTCCACTTTGAGAAACCTTCTAAAGACACGCCCACAGTGTTTCCCCTCTTCACAGGCACCTTTCTTTCCCCTGGGTTGGCACAGGCACCCCTTCAACTTACTCTATCACTGTCTGGACTTTCAGCACATTCTGAGACTTCTCACGTCACATCTCCATCCCACTGTTCAAAGGGAACACGAGACCACATCACAAACTTGCGCAACACTCCTGCTGGCCCACTGGAGAGTTCTcgttgcatttttttaatttcttccacCTTCGGTCTTGACGTTACGTTCTTAAGCTAATCTTCCCTCCCTATTCCCCAAAAAGGCAGGGGGAGAGAACCAACATTCTAACTTGATGACGAACACAGTGATTTCTGAAACATGTTCAAAGAATGAAGGAAACAGGCTGGGTCTCTTCTACATCACTAGGATGTGGGTCGACCTGAAAAAGCAAGCAGACCAAGATTACTACTGCAATGCTCTCTAACACGACTGTAGAACCTGCTTCTAAATACATGACGGCAGTTAAGCCAAGCTGCTCAAAGCTACTATTAAGAAGTCCCAAAGACTTCTAAGTTCTAAGAACGCTATTAAGTTCTCTGTATTCCGGGTCCTTAGAGGCAATTCACGGTACTCTACAGGCATGCTAGAAAGCACCAAGAAAGTACTGCAAAATGAGGTGAACGGACCAGTGATCATTTATCATCCTCATTATCACAGAAAATTGTTGTATGTATCTTTTAATAACTGGGAATCAACATTATTGATAATCAACACAAGATTATTTACAAACAGAACAGCACAAGCCTAGTTTCCTTTTAATGTGTTTACCTCTGAATACAGCGGTGGAGGCTGAAATCGGAATTCCTGGATGCAGGCAAACATAGGACAGCACGACTCTCCCTCACAATTAGGGGGCTGAGGGTAAGGAGGAACGTGTCTAGAGAATTCTTCCTCTGACACCACGTCTGCATAATTTGGTGGTgctgaaaaaaaccaaaaatcaaaaaaaaaaaaacagttggatCTAAGAAATCCAGGGAGAGACTAATTACATTAATGTCTTCTGAACtctgataaaaataagaaatttagcttaatttgaaaataaaacaaatggtaTTCTTCCCTCTAATCAGGAAGCTTTTATGCCCATTACAACAAAAAAATATTCAATAGATTCTGCTTTTATTAAGTActacacaaagagttggacacaactgagctactgaactgaacactgattCTATTCTAGTCTCTTGAGTTGCATACATTACAGTCTAggtaaaaaaaatcatgaaatgtgGCTACAAAAAATACATAACCACACtctgattatttttcattatttacctATTATCAACAGTAGTCGGGAGATGTCGATGGATGGTATTTCTGGACATGCCATTGGGAATTCTGTGTCTTGGCTAGGCCAGACTCTCAAGTCCCTGcctagaataatgtttgctgattTCGAGTAATAAGCAGAGTGAGGACAGCCACAGTGGCAGTAGTGATTATCATCTGAGCACTTCCTATCTCATAGGCGCTGCTCTTGCATACCCTGTACGCGTGACTTCATCACGAAAGAACCTCAAAGCATCTTACCTTCGGGCTGTTCCGGCAGAGTCAGTGTCAACCAGCTCATATCCATAATGAACTGGCTGGCAACGCTGGAGTTTCTGCTGCCAAAACCATTGTATGGAACTGTGCCAATCACTAAGGGCAGCTCAAGCATCAACTTTTTAGCACCAGGAATGTGAATGTACACCTAATACGCCAAAAACCGAAACCACAacgagacagagagagagacacaaacgtGAGTTAAACCTCACAGTGAGTAAcccaattattttttcattaaaaaagctTCTTTTGTCTGCTACTATTCCCAACACAATCGCAAACTGTCCTGACAGAATAAAATGAGCAAGCCGAATGAAGAGCCCACAAAATACAGAGAACACTCTGTGCTGGAGAACTGTGGCCTGAACATGCTTCACTGTCAGTGAGCATGGCTCACACAAAACCACAGGAAGTTAAGGACGCATCTTCACTGTAGCGAGCAGCCCTGCCGGCACTTTCCTTAATTAAACCCCTCAGGGGGCTAGTTTTTGATGAAAAAACAGAGGCCGACCCTCTATTTCACAACCTGTTGTGACACTGACATAAAAGGACACCCTTCAGCGGCGGCACAGCACCGGGCCTGGCTCCAGCCCCACGTCTCACGCCCCAAGCTCCGCACTCACGGCTAAGGAGCAGTGCATGCCCCACGCCTTACACCCTGGCTCCACACTCACAGCTAAGGAGTAGTGCACGCCCCTCGTCTCACGCCCCAGGCTCCGCACTCACGGCTAAGGAGTAGTGCACGCCCCGCACCTTACACCCCCGCTCCGCACTCACGGCTAAGGAGTAGTGCACGCCCCGTGTCTCACGCCCCAGGCTCCGCACTCACGGCTAAGGAGTAGTGCACGCGGATAATGCAGCAGTCCAGGATGGACGGCGTCACGGGCGGGATCTTGAGGGTCTTCCCATTCCAGGTGTCGGTGCTCCCGGAGGCGATGTGGTTCCCGCGCACGTTGGCCACCATGAGCCGCACGGTCTTCGTCTTCCCACTGGCCAGGTACGTCTGAGTCTGGAAAATGGCAGCTTTGGGAACAATCAGACGAGAGGAACAATTCTCTATTTCTGCATAGATCGGAATAGCTTCtcctaaaaagaaaacagaaacacctTCAGAGACTGTTCAGGAAGTTCTCACCACAGTGGAACAGAGCTGTCGCTGACAGAAGCTGAAATGTAGCAACGTGACTAAGAAGTTGAGAAGCCTCATGGAAAAATTTACCCTGCAAATCTgggtcagagaaaagaaaattcactgCAGCTTGTGC is a window encoding:
- the ARRDC4 gene encoding arrestin domain-containing protein 4, whose product is MGGEAGSAAAAAGSEGRVKSLGLVFEDERKGCYSSGETVAGHVLLEAAEPVALRALRLEAQGRATASWGSSTGAAAPAATSEVEYLNVRLSLREPPAGEGILLLQPGKHEFPFSFQLPSEPLVTSFTGKYGSIQYCVRAVLERPQAPDQSVKRELQVVSHIDVNTPALLTPVLKTQEKMVGCWFFTSGPVSLSAKIERKGYCNGEAIPIYAEIENCSSRLIVPKAAIFQTQTYLASGKTKTVRLMVANVRGNHIASGSTDTWNGKTLKIPPVTPSILDCCIIRVHYSLAVYIHIPGAKKLMLELPLVIGTVPYNGFGSRNSSVASQFIMDMSWLTLTLPEQPEAPPNYADVVSEEEFSRHVPPYPQPPNCEGESCCPMFACIQEFRFQPPPLYSEVDPHPSDVEETQPVSFIL